One genomic segment of Phycisphaerae bacterium includes these proteins:
- the thiC gene encoding phosphomethylpyrimidine synthase ThiC codes for MRTIGHNGTSHPIVDVAHLTTTTGHPGHRGDARLWVNQTVSQRWSVVNDPNMLKGQSTPKRLDPMGIGRMVTTKINANIGASPVSSSTREEVDKLMWAQKYGADTLMDLSTGGKLDECRQAIIDHSTIPIGTVPIYSMIIGRSIEDLDYDTILKTVERQAKQGVDYFTIHAGVLKENLHLIKNRITGLVSRGGSLLAKWMIVHNKQNPMYELFDEISAIMREYDVTYSLGDGVRPGCLRDAGDAAQIAELEVLGELTQRAREAGVQVMVEGPGHVPLHEIAWNMQVQQRICDDAPFYVLGPLVTDVFPGYDHITSCIGATEAARAGAAMLCYVTPKEHVGLPKAQDVKEGCIAYKIAAHAGDVARQIPGARQWDDDMSKARAALNWPMQFEIAFDGETARALHDEDLDVDTDFCAMCGHDWCSMRISKEIQEFASGKDEQFQPTKKSMKSPGLTQEQVMMLAHRGKKHDCHSDNVTDAEEAKRVQKRYVQIGGAEG; via the coding sequence ATGCGTACGATCGGCCACAACGGCACGTCGCATCCGATCGTCGATGTCGCGCATCTGACCACGACGACCGGCCATCCCGGCCATCGCGGCGACGCACGGCTCTGGGTCAATCAGACCGTGAGCCAGCGGTGGTCCGTCGTGAACGATCCGAACATGCTCAAGGGTCAATCCACGCCAAAACGACTTGATCCGATGGGCATTGGCCGAATGGTCACGACCAAGATCAATGCCAACATCGGGGCATCACCGGTCAGCAGCAGTACCCGCGAAGAAGTCGACAAGCTGATGTGGGCGCAGAAATACGGAGCCGACACGCTGATGGACCTGTCCACCGGCGGAAAGCTCGATGAGTGCCGTCAGGCGATCATCGATCACAGCACCATTCCAATCGGCACCGTCCCCATTTACAGCATGATCATCGGCAGGAGCATTGAGGACCTCGATTACGACACAATCCTCAAGACCGTGGAGCGGCAGGCGAAACAGGGTGTGGACTACTTCACCATCCATGCCGGCGTGCTGAAGGAGAACCTTCACCTCATCAAAAATCGCATCACGGGGCTCGTGTCCCGAGGCGGATCGCTGCTGGCAAAGTGGATGATCGTCCACAACAAACAGAACCCCATGTACGAACTGTTTGATGAAATCAGCGCGATCATGCGAGAATATGACGTGACCTATTCCCTCGGCGACGGCGTGCGGCCCGGCTGCCTGCGGGATGCCGGCGACGCGGCACAGATCGCGGAGCTCGAAGTCCTGGGCGAACTGACGCAGCGTGCCCGCGAGGCCGGAGTGCAGGTGATGGTCGAAGGACCCGGTCATGTCCCGCTGCATGAAATCGCATGGAACATGCAGGTCCAGCAAAGAATCTGCGACGACGCGCCCTTCTATGTCCTCGGGCCGCTCGTGACGGATGTCTTTCCCGGATACGATCACATAACCAGTTGCATCGGCGCAACCGAGGCCGCACGGGCCGGCGCCGCGATGCTCTGCTATGTCACGCCCAAGGAACATGTCGGCCTTCCCAAGGCGCAGGACGTGAAGGAAGGCTGCATCGCATACAAGATCGCCGCGCATGCCGGAGATGTGGCACGTCAGATCCCGGGCGCTCGACAGTGGGACGACGACATGTCAAAGGCGAGAGCCGCACTGAACTGGCCGATGCAGTTCGAGATCGCATTCGACGGCGAAACCGCCCGCGCCCTTCACGACGAAGACCTCGATGTGGATACCGACTTCTGCGCCATGTGCGGCCACGACTGGTGCAGCATGCGTATCAGCAAGGAGATTCAGGAATTCGCAAGCGGAAAAGATGAGCAGTTCCAGCCGACAAAGAAGAGCATGAAAAGTCCGGGGCTCACACAGGAACAGGTGATGATGCTCGCCCATCGCGGCAAAAAGCACGACTGCCACAGCGACAATGTGACCGACGCGGAGGAAGCAAAACGCGTCCAGAAACGATACGTGCAAATCGGTGGAGCCGAAGGATAG
- a CDS encoding heme-binding protein → MITLNDARRIIAAAEKKAAEIGQPMNIAIADAGGNLVAHVRMDGAWLGSIDISIKKAYTARAFDISTKDLAAHCQSGGQFFGIHASNDGRIMIFAGGIPLKHGGKVVGAIGVSGGSGEQDHAVADAGAAAFH, encoded by the coding sequence ATGATCACCCTCAATGACGCACGCAGGATCATCGCCGCCGCAGAAAAAAAAGCCGCCGAGATCGGCCAGCCCATGAACATCGCCATCGCCGATGCGGGTGGGAATCTTGTTGCGCATGTCCGCATGGACGGCGCGTGGCTCGGCAGCATTGATATTTCCATCAAGAAAGCCTACACCGCGCGAGCCTTCGATATCTCCACCAAAGACCTCGCCGCACACTGCCAGTCCGGCGGACAGTTTTTCGGTATCCATGCCTCCAACGACGGCCGCATCATGATCTTCGCCGGTGGTATCCCGCTGAAACACGGCGGAAAAGTCGTCGGCGCGATTGGCGTGTCGGGCGGATCCGGCGAACAGGATCATGCCGTCGCCGATGCCGGCGCGGCGGCATTTCATTGA